A single region of the Streptomyces sp. NBC_01803 genome encodes:
- the cas1 gene encoding CRISPR-associated endonuclease Cas1: MPAATRTYWLTSPCRIRRKDESLVIERDAAPSVHIPVTDVRDIVACAETDLNTSVVSLLNRHRISVHLLSYYGDYAGSLLTADTSTSGETVLAQAALARDPQASMAIARSIVDACAFNVRRVIDRKLLARPYTVLQESIREATTPLHLMGAEGTFRRSAWEVIDTKLPDWLQLNGRSRRPPKNAGNAFISYVNGIIYARVLTAVRLTPLHSGIAFLHSSMERQRHSLVLDLAEMFKPLFAERLLLRMASRNQLKHHHFDRDTNQAMLSDTGRKLVVQTVRDELAVTVTHRALGRPVAYDELLYLDALALTRHCLEGTLYKPFRIWW; this comes from the coding sequence ATGCCCGCTGCTACCCGCACCTACTGGCTGACCAGCCCCTGCCGGATCCGCCGCAAGGACGAGTCCCTGGTCATCGAACGCGACGCCGCCCCCAGCGTCCACATCCCCGTCACCGACGTGCGGGACATCGTCGCCTGCGCGGAGACGGACCTGAACACGTCCGTGGTCTCCCTGCTCAACCGGCACCGGATCAGCGTCCACCTGCTGAGCTACTACGGCGATTACGCCGGCTCGCTGCTGACCGCCGACACCAGCACGTCCGGGGAGACGGTGCTGGCCCAGGCCGCGCTGGCCCGGGACCCGCAGGCCAGCATGGCCATCGCCCGCAGCATCGTCGACGCCTGTGCCTTCAACGTCCGCCGCGTCATCGACCGCAAGCTCCTGGCCCGTCCCTACACGGTTCTCCAGGAGAGCATCCGCGAGGCAACGACGCCCCTGCACCTGATGGGCGCCGAAGGCACGTTCCGCCGCTCGGCCTGGGAGGTCATCGACACCAAGCTCCCCGACTGGCTCCAGCTCAACGGCCGCAGCCGGCGCCCGCCGAAGAACGCCGGGAACGCGTTCATCAGCTACGTCAACGGCATCATCTACGCCCGCGTCCTGACCGCTGTGCGCCTCACCCCCCTGCACAGCGGCATCGCCTTCCTCCACAGCAGCATGGAACGCCAGCGCCACTCCCTGGTCCTGGACCTGGCCGAGATGTTCAAACCGCTGTTCGCCGAACGGCTCCTGCTGCGCATGGCCAGCCGCAACCAGCTCAAGCACCACCACTTCGACCGCGACACCAACCAGGCCATGCTCAGCGACACCGGCCGCAAGCTCGTCGTCCAGACCGTCCGCGACGAACTCGCCGTCACCGTCACCCACCGCGCCCTCGGCCGCCCCGTCGCCTACGACGAACTGCTCTACCTCGACGCCCTGGCCCTGACCCGGCACTGCCTGGAAGGAACCCTCTACAAGCCGTTCCGGATCTGGTGGTGA
- a CDS encoding fumarylacetoacetate hydrolase family protein, which yields MRIANVSGRLALLAPDGTAVDVERASGGLFGADPQAVYARWGAFREWAAHADLPAGTAFAPGDLGSPAPAPRQVLAIGLNYRDHAAEAGLTAPEGVPPVFTKFPTSITGPVTEVRLPEGGHTDWEVELVAVIGTEAHRVTEGEAWRHVAGLAVGQDLSERLAQLAGPVPQFSLAKSHQGFSPVGPWLVTPDEFADPDDLELGCAINGEEVQKGRTGDLLFPLPALIARLSAVLTLLPGDLIFTGTPAGVGMGRSPQRFLVPGDELVSYVEGIGELRQTFTG from the coding sequence ATGCGTATCGCGAATGTTTCCGGCCGTCTGGCGCTGCTGGCGCCGGACGGCACGGCCGTGGATGTGGAGCGAGCCAGCGGCGGACTGTTCGGGGCGGACCCGCAGGCGGTGTACGCGCGCTGGGGCGCCTTCCGGGAGTGGGCGGCACACGCCGACCTGCCCGCCGGGACCGCCTTCGCGCCCGGTGACCTCGGCTCCCCGGCCCCCGCCCCGCGCCAGGTGCTCGCCATCGGGCTGAACTACCGGGACCACGCGGCCGAGGCCGGCCTGACCGCGCCGGAGGGCGTGCCCCCCGTCTTCACCAAGTTCCCCACCAGCATCACCGGCCCCGTCACCGAGGTGCGGCTGCCCGAGGGCGGGCACACCGACTGGGAGGTCGAGCTGGTCGCCGTCATCGGCACCGAGGCCCACCGGGTCACGGAGGGCGAGGCGTGGCGCCACGTCGCGGGACTCGCCGTCGGCCAGGACCTCTCCGAGCGCCTCGCGCAGCTGGCCGGCCCGGTGCCGCAGTTCAGCCTCGCCAAGTCCCACCAGGGCTTCTCCCCGGTGGGTCCCTGGCTGGTCACCCCCGACGAGTTCGCCGACCCCGACGACCTGGAGCTGGGCTGCGCCATCAACGGCGAAGAGGTCCAGAAGGGCCGCACCGGCGACCTGCTCTTCCCGCTGCCCGCCCTGATCGCGCGGCTGTCCGCCGTGCTGACCCTGCTCCCGGGCGACCTCATCTTCACCGGCACCCCCGCCGGCGTCGGGATGGGCCGCTCCCCGCAGCGTTTCCTCGTCCCCGGCGACGAGCTGGTCAGCTACGTCGAGGGCATCGGCGAGCTGCGCCAGACCTTCACCGGCTGA
- a CDS encoding class IV adenylate cyclase, which produces MAEHEYEAKFLAIDAERLQGKIRNAGGEQVFPKTMFTRLIFENDAVQGEQWLRLRDEGGKTTLTLKQVSDATHIGGTTEIEIEVNDLEKTAELLKAVGLRQVRYQQNYREEWQLDGITYDFDTWPDLPTFLEIEGPSEEAVRKAVAALGLDYDDARFGSIDLVYKSEANRDILAEPTLLFRQQ; this is translated from the coding sequence ATGGCGGAACACGAGTACGAAGCCAAGTTCCTGGCGATCGACGCGGAGAGGCTACAGGGCAAAATCCGCAACGCTGGTGGGGAACAAGTCTTCCCCAAAACCATGTTCACCCGCCTGATCTTCGAGAACGACGCCGTCCAGGGCGAACAGTGGCTGCGACTCAGGGATGAGGGCGGAAAGACCACGCTCACCCTGAAGCAGGTCAGCGACGCCACCCACATCGGGGGTACCACGGAAATCGAAATCGAGGTCAACGACCTGGAGAAGACGGCCGAACTCCTGAAGGCCGTCGGCCTGCGGCAGGTGCGCTATCAGCAGAACTACCGCGAGGAATGGCAACTCGACGGCATCACCTACGACTTCGACACGTGGCCCGACCTGCCCACGTTCCTCGAAATCGAAGGACCATCCGAAGAAGCCGTCCGGAAAGCCGTCGCCGCTCTCGGTCTGGACTACGACGACGCGCGCTTCGGCAGCATCGACCTGGTTTACAAGAGTGAGGCCAACCGAGACATCCTCGCCGAGCCAACCCTGCTCTTCCGGCAGCAATGA
- the cas2 gene encoding CRISPR-associated endonuclease Cas2 — MHVIVVYDTAAKRNPKILRTCRKYLHHVQRSVFEGQLSEAQLRRFQAAVETVLDLTYDNVLVYTFPPGTTPVRHEWGATKPAPTDIL; from the coding sequence ATGCACGTCATCGTCGTCTACGACACCGCCGCCAAACGCAACCCCAAAATCCTGCGCACCTGCCGCAAATACCTCCACCACGTTCAGCGCAGCGTCTTCGAAGGCCAGCTCAGCGAGGCCCAGCTCCGACGCTTCCAGGCAGCCGTCGAAACCGTCCTCGACCTCACCTACGACAACGTTCTCGTCTACACCTTCCCACCCGGCACCACCCCCGTCCGCCATGAATGGGGCGCAACCAAACCCGCCCCCACCGACATCCTCTAA
- a CDS encoding GntR family transcriptional regulator, with amino-acid sequence MANNHNGTTRAGEVYQRLRADILGGRQPPGQRLKFPELCARYGTSVGAAREALTRLVTEGFVITQSHQGYTVIPLSHEDLADLTFARVEIESTVLRLSVLDGDMNWEAQLVAAHHVLERTPFFGPDDTDHPGDDWAAAHRAFHLALLDGCRNRHLTAVARGLREEAALYLQWSVSFGREPDRDIAGEHRALLQAAVGRDADLAARLLREHIAHTARLLIRGATDQPNDAPEAATHT; translated from the coding sequence ATGGCCAACAACCACAACGGGACGACCCGCGCCGGCGAGGTGTACCAGCGGCTGCGCGCCGACATCCTCGGCGGTCGGCAGCCGCCCGGGCAGCGGCTGAAGTTCCCCGAGCTGTGCGCGCGGTACGGCACCAGCGTGGGCGCGGCCCGGGAGGCCCTGACCCGGCTGGTCACCGAGGGCTTCGTGATCACTCAGTCCCACCAGGGGTACACGGTCATCCCGCTCTCCCACGAGGATCTGGCCGACCTCACCTTCGCCCGCGTCGAGATCGAATCCACGGTGCTGCGCCTCTCCGTGCTGGACGGCGACATGAACTGGGAGGCCCAACTCGTCGCCGCCCACCACGTGCTGGAACGCACGCCCTTCTTCGGTCCGGACGACACCGACCACCCCGGCGACGACTGGGCCGCCGCGCACCGGGCGTTCCACCTCGCGCTGCTCGACGGCTGCCGCAACCGCCACCTGACCGCCGTCGCCCGTGGCCTGCGCGAGGAGGCAGCGCTCTATCTGCAGTGGTCGGTGTCCTTCGGCCGCGAGCCGGACCGGGACATCGCGGGTGAGCACCGGGCGCTGCTCCAGGCCGCCGTGGGCCGCGACGCCGACCTGGCCGCGCGCCTCCTGCGCGAACACATCGCGCACACCGCCCGCCTACTGATCCGCGGCGCCACCGACCAGCCGAACGACGCCCCCGAGGCCGCCACCCACACCTGA